From the Crateriforma spongiae genome, one window contains:
- a CDS encoding DUF305 domain-containing protein gives MSYKLFAGMIATSTTVMYGLMYMNTYAWDHVWWSETRFYMAFLMGATMAMIMLAFMLKMYDNKKANIGIFATSVVVFLGSLYLVRSQQTVQDVSWMKAMIPHHSIAILTSERAEISDPRVRELADEIIETQKKEIAMMERYIADLESENFELASRD, from the coding sequence ATGTCCTACAAGCTCTTTGCCGGCATGATCGCCACGTCGACCACGGTTATGTACGGGTTGATGTACATGAACACCTACGCGTGGGACCATGTCTGGTGGAGCGAAACGCGGTTCTACATGGCGTTCTTGATGGGTGCGACGATGGCAATGATCATGCTGGCGTTCATGCTGAAGATGTACGACAACAAGAAAGCAAACATCGGCATCTTCGCGACCAGCGTCGTCGTCTTTCTTGGATCGTTGTACCTGGTCCGCAGCCAACAAACGGTTCAAGACGTCTCGTGGATGAAAGCCATGATCCCGCATCATTCCATCGCAATCCTCACGAGCGAACGAGCGGAAATCAGTGATCCCCGAGTCCGAGAGCTGGCCGACGAGATCATCGAAACGCAGAAGAAAGAAATCGCGATGATGGAACGCTACATCGCCGATCTGGAAAGCGAGAACTTTGAGTTGGCAAGTCGCGATTGA
- a CDS encoding TolC family protein, translating to MQRNPSLNSRERSRRALLAAIACGLTITGCATDRRLTRENASFTQTAPGKSAPVMAAEVAPPPVADQVTSPTTVRTVGYGEEDASMLTFAQQLELGVESEESGVRSEESGVESDEDEKASDNDEELGDLLNDETNGLQNIAPETSLFTLNSSLLTTKPVEYFVQQALAAHPSVQAARQRVAAELNRIPQVTALPDPTFNNTFWPLHDNALQTAGGRIANQMSLQQGIPFPDKLETQGAIVSREAQVAQAEVERIERQITESVRLAYYEVWYTNRAIRIIEETEELINDLIAVAEARYKAGGSQQDVLRAQLEADRLADQLIQLQKMQGMAQADLAALLQQPVGLIPQATDELNVDDAPMQLDALIAQAEQCNPSLRGLAAEIARDRQKERLACLQQYPDFMVGLNWGIVSDNHDVISPVANGNDNLSITFGTTLPIWRDKIAAGVREAAHRRSNSMKRLEAERDEIYGRLRRLLVQADSLVEQTNIYEDRIIPRTEDTLKLAIADYRGERTDFFTLIETYRELLMFETQLARFKATLAGTIAQIDRTVGCPF from the coding sequence ATGCAACGCAATCCTTCGCTGAACTCTCGAGAGCGTTCTCGCCGGGCGTTATTGGCTGCCATCGCGTGTGGTTTGACGATCACCGGATGTGCGACGGATCGCCGTTTGACACGTGAAAACGCTAGCTTTACCCAAACTGCCCCGGGGAAATCGGCTCCTGTCATGGCCGCTGAAGTGGCACCACCGCCGGTAGCCGACCAAGTGACTTCACCCACAACCGTACGGACCGTCGGCTACGGCGAAGAAGACGCGTCGATGCTGACTTTTGCCCAGCAGTTGGAGTTGGGAGTGGAGAGCGAGGAGTCAGGAGTAAGGAGTGAGGAGTCAGGAGTGGAGAGTGACGAGGACGAAAAGGCTTCAGATAATGATGAAGAGTTGGGGGACTTGCTCAACGACGAAACTAATGGCCTGCAAAATATCGCCCCAGAAACCTCACTCTTCACCCTTAACTCATCACTCCTCACTACAAAGCCCGTCGAGTACTTCGTTCAGCAAGCGCTAGCCGCGCATCCAAGCGTGCAAGCTGCCCGGCAACGCGTCGCGGCGGAACTGAATCGCATTCCGCAGGTTACGGCGCTGCCCGATCCGACGTTCAACAACACTTTCTGGCCGCTGCACGACAACGCACTGCAGACTGCTGGTGGACGCATCGCGAACCAGATGTCATTGCAGCAGGGCATCCCGTTCCCGGACAAACTGGAAACTCAAGGTGCGATTGTCAGCCGCGAGGCCCAAGTGGCTCAGGCTGAAGTCGAACGCATCGAACGCCAGATCACTGAATCGGTTCGGCTAGCCTACTACGAGGTCTGGTACACGAATCGAGCCATCCGAATCATCGAAGAAACCGAAGAGTTGATCAACGACCTGATCGCCGTCGCCGAAGCACGCTACAAAGCCGGCGGTAGCCAACAGGATGTGCTTCGAGCTCAGTTGGAAGCGGATCGCTTGGCCGACCAATTGATCCAGCTTCAAAAGATGCAGGGCATGGCACAAGCCGATCTTGCCGCCTTGTTGCAACAACCCGTCGGCCTGATCCCACAAGCCACCGACGAACTGAACGTCGACGACGCTCCGATGCAACTTGACGCGTTGATCGCCCAGGCCGAACAGTGCAATCCGTCGCTGCGAGGTCTAGCCGCCGAAATCGCTCGCGACCGGCAAAAGGAACGATTGGCTTGCTTGCAACAGTACCCGGACTTCATGGTCGGATTGAACTGGGGCATCGTTAGCGACAACCACGATGTGATTAGCCCCGTGGCCAACGGCAACGACAATCTCAGCATCACGTTCGGCACCACGCTTCCGATCTGGCGTGACAAAATCGCAGCCGGTGTTCGCGAAGCCGCCCACCGCCGCAGCAATTCGATGAAGCGTCTCGAAGCCGAACGTGATGAGATCTACGGACGTTTGCGACGTCTGTTGGTGCAAGCCGATTCGCTGGTCGAGCAGACAAATATCTACGAAGACCGCATCATCCCCCGCACCGAAGACACCCTAAAACTGGCCATCGCCGACTACCGAGGCGAACGCACGGACTTTTTCACGCTGATCGAAACCTACCGCGAGCTCCTAATGTTCGAGACCCAACTCGCCCGCTTCAAAGCCACCCTCGCCGGCACCATTGCTCAAATCGACCGCACGGTGGGCTGTCCGTTTTGA